Proteins encoded in a region of the Lemur catta isolate mLemCat1 chromosome 14, mLemCat1.pri, whole genome shotgun sequence genome:
- the ADIRF gene encoding adipogenesis regulatory factor — MASKSLQDLKQQVEETAQEAVTTAGAKAQQVVDQATEAGQQAMDQLASSTQETIDKTAKQASDTYSGFAKKLGLMK; from the exons ATGGCCAGCAAGAGCTTGCAAGATCTGAAGCAACAGGTGGAGGAGACGGCCCAGGAAGCGG TAACAACAGCCGGAGCAAAAGCTCAGCAAGTGGTGGATCAGGCCACAGAGGCCGGGCAGCAAG ccatGGACCAGCTGGCCAGCTCCACCCAGGAAACCATCGACAAGACTGCTAAGCAGGCCTCTGACACCTACTCAGGTTTCGCGAAAAAATTAGGCCTCATGAAATGA
- the FAM25A gene encoding protein FAM25A produces the protein MLGGLGKLAAEGLAHRTEKATEGAVHAVEEVVKEVVDHAKEVGEKAIADALKKAQESGDKVVKEVTETVTNTVTNAVTHAAEGLGKLGQ, from the exons ATGCTTGGAGGACTTGGGAAACTTGCCGCTGAGGGCCTGGCCCACCGCACTGAGAAAGCCACCGAGGGAGCCG TTCATGCCGTGGAGGAAGTGGTGAAGGAGGTGGTGGACCATGCCAAGGAGGTTGGAGAGAAAG CTATTGCCGATGCCTTAAAGAAGGCCCAGGAGTCAGGAGACAAAGTGGTGAAGGAGGTCACTGAGACAGTGACCAACACAGTCACAAATGCCGTCACCCACGCAGCGGAGGGCCTAGGCAAGCTGGGGCAGTGA
- the SNCG gene encoding gamma-synuclein, protein MDVFKKGFSIAKEGVVGAVEKTKQGVTEAAEKTKEGVMYVGAKTKEGVVHSVTSVAEKTKEQANAVSEAVVTSVNTVAAKTVEEAENIAVTSGVVRKDDLKQPAPPQEDEAAREEEEAAEEAKSGAD, encoded by the exons ATGGACGTCTTCAAAAAGGGCTTCTCCATCGCCAAAGAGGGCGTGGTGGGTGCCGTGGAGAAGACCAAGCAGGGGGTGACAGAGGCAGCCGAGAAGACCAAGGAGGGGGTCATGTATGTGG GAGCCAAGACCAAGGAGGGTGTCGTGCACAGCGTGACCTCAG TGGCTGAGAAGACCAAGGAGCAGGCCAACGCCGTGAGCGAGGCTGTGGTCACCAGCGTCAACACCGTGGCCGCCAAGACCGTGGAGGAGGCGGAGAACATCGCGGTCACTTCTGGGGTGGTGCGCAAG GACGACTTGAAGCAACCTGCCCCCCCACAGGAGGACGAGGCagccagagaggaagaggaagcggCTGAAGAG GCCAAGAGTGGGGCAGACTAG